The Halomicronema hongdechloris C2206 genome includes a window with the following:
- a CDS encoding MbtH domain protein yields the protein MNELVQRLSTGEHPVEVSLRPEKTAAALKERIDLGYVHIKFTNTRGGTELSVKLDGDACELGQADFDQPNGTVHLVGELILNYVKVRCVADIDLTTLEGTGHLDPLAELSPADTLAK from the coding sequence ATGAATGAACTCGTCCAGCGTTTGTCCACCGGGGAGCACCCGGTCGAAGTCAGCTTACGACCAGAGAAGACCGCTGCCGCCTTGAAGGAGCGCATAGACCTGGGATACGTCCACATTAAGTTTACCAATACCCGGGGCGGCACTGAGTTAAGCGTCAAGCTGGATGGCGATGCCTGCGAGTTGGGTCAAGCCGATTTTGACCAACCCAACGGCACGGTTCACCTAGTCGGGGAGTTGATCTTGAACTACGTCAAGGTCCGCTGTGTGGCCGATATTGATTTGACGACGCTAGAGGGCACCGGGCATCTAGACCCCTTAGCCGAGCTATCTCCGGCCGATACCCTGGCAAAATAG
- a CDS encoding DUF3102 domain-containing protein, translated as MSKQDIVKQAEVVTSFDYDGLEPGQQSVVRQCTGEIKERLQRSAQDIWEVGQRLAEVRACLQYGQFDSWLQAEFGWSRRTAYNFINVYETFQERANLAQLNIATSALYLLAAPSTPPEVRHDFLNRAKAGEKVTHKELAQTLRGKPSSSSPRSSSQPAPPSKPSTTGIVKVIPKSADSRESPSAATSSPPSVPASELATIQPGWYRLGGQHVLFCGDTASDQFAQRVPQVAFALAITSNDWDHDWLIDQARTVTILAEADVQAGMVEALLQMFSNPQESVLFPWLPRADMLAIAHRLGRRVYAGDADPERCRAAVAAAGLIPQPLPLHQN; from the coding sequence ATGAGTAAACAGGATATCGTCAAACAGGCTGAGGTAGTCACGAGCTTCGACTATGACGGTCTTGAGCCTGGGCAACAGTCGGTTGTCCGACAGTGCACTGGTGAAATCAAAGAGCGCCTACAGCGTTCAGCCCAAGACATTTGGGAGGTGGGACAACGACTGGCAGAAGTACGGGCCTGTCTTCAATATGGGCAATTCGACTCCTGGCTGCAGGCAGAATTCGGCTGGAGTCGGCGCACGGCCTATAATTTTATTAATGTTTACGAGACGTTTCAAGAACGTGCAAATCTTGCACAACTCAATATTGCCACCTCCGCGCTCTATTTGCTAGCCGCCCCCTCTACTCCCCCTGAGGTGCGCCATGACTTCCTGAATCGGGCTAAGGCCGGGGAGAAAGTAACCCACAAGGAGCTCGCCCAGACCCTAAGGGGGAAACCCTCATCCTCTTCACCGCGGTCTTCATCCCAGCCCGCGCCTCCATCGAAACCGTCGACCACTGGCATCGTCAAGGTCATTCCCAAGTCGGCAGATTCCCGTGAGTCCCCCTCAGCAGCTACCTCCTCACCCCCATCGGTACCTGCCTCTGAGCTGGCCACCATCCAACCGGGCTGGTATCGCCTCGGTGGTCAGCATGTCCTGTTTTGCGGCGATACGGCCTCCGATCAGTTTGCTCAACGGGTGCCTCAGGTGGCCTTTGCCCTGGCCATCACCTCCAACGACTGGGATCATGACTGGCTCATCGATCAGGCCAGAACCGTGACAATTTTGGCCGAGGCCGACGTGCAGGCGGGCATGGTTGAGGCTCTGTTGCAGATGTTCTCAAACCCTCAGGAGTCGGTGCTGTTTCCCTGGCTCCCTCGGGCAGATATGCTGGCCATCGCCCATCGCCTTGGTCGTCGGGTATATGCCGGTGACGCCGATCCAGAACGTTGCCGTGCGGCCGTTGCGGCGGCGGGGTTAATCCCGCAGCCCCTGCCGCTGCATCAAAATTAA
- a CDS encoding thioesterase II family protein: MAAPNSWITCPCPNPQATLRLFCFPYAGGGALTFRGWEAHLPATVELCPIELPGRGMRLREPPFDRLAPLAEAIVEALLPCLDKPFAFFGHSMGALLSFEVARRLRRLQRQPGQLFISGRRAPQWPDPDPPIHALPEAEFIAELRRLNGTPAAVLENRELMQLLLPTLRADFAVLETYGYEPAPPLNCPIAAFGGLQDPDVTCEMLEAWRQQTCSGFSLQMLPGDHFFLHAAQPMLGQALHRALASLISL; the protein is encoded by the coding sequence ATGGCCGCCCCCAATTCCTGGATTACCTGTCCCTGTCCGAATCCCCAGGCTACCTTACGGCTATTCTGCTTTCCCTATGCTGGAGGAGGAGCCCTCACCTTTCGCGGCTGGGAAGCGCATCTGCCAGCCACCGTTGAGCTCTGCCCGATTGAGCTGCCGGGTCGGGGCATGCGGTTGCGGGAGCCCCCGTTTGACCGATTAGCCCCCTTAGCCGAGGCCATCGTTGAGGCACTACTGCCCTGCCTGGATAAGCCGTTTGCCTTTTTTGGCCATAGCATGGGAGCCTTGCTGAGCTTCGAAGTGGCCCGGCGGCTGCGTCGGCTCCAGCGGCAGCCGGGGCAGCTGTTTATCTCCGGGCGGCGGGCGCCCCAATGGCCCGATCCGGATCCCCCCATTCATGCCCTGCCAGAGGCCGAGTTTATCGCCGAGTTGCGGCGCTTGAATGGGACACCGGCGGCCGTCCTGGAGAATCGAGAGTTGATGCAGCTGCTGTTGCCCACCCTCAGGGCCGACTTCGCGGTGCTAGAGACCTATGGCTATGAGCCCGCGCCCCCGCTTAACTGTCCAATCGCGGCATTTGGGGGACTACAGGATCCAGATGTCACCTGTGAGATGTTGGAAGCCTGGCGGCAGCAGACCTGCTCAGGATTCTCGCTGCAGATGCTGCCTGGGGATCACTTTTTTCTCCATGCGGCACAACCCATGCTAGGGCAAGCCCTCCACCGAGCCTTGGCCTCATTGATTTCCCTGTGA
- a CDS encoding MbtH family protein, translating to MHRDDQEDTTIYKVVVNHEEQYSIWPAYRENPLGWRDVGKTGLKPECLDYIKEVWTDMRPLSLRKQMDQVAQNQA from the coding sequence ATGCATCGAGATGACCAGGAAGATACTACGATTTACAAGGTTGTCGTTAACCATGAAGAGCAGTATTCCATCTGGCCGGCTTATCGCGAGAACCCTCTGGGCTGGCGAGATGTGGGTAAGACTGGTCTCAAGCCCGAGTGTCTAGACTACATCAAAGAAGTCTGGACGGATATGCGGCCCCTGAGTTTACGAAAACAAATGGACCAGGTTGCCCAAAACCAAGCTTAG